One window of Rhizobium leguminosarum genomic DNA carries:
- a CDS encoding cupin domain-containing protein, with product MSFNTGTIETEYAEVTEHWSPRVIADLNGQSVKLAKVRGQLAWHSHCDEDELFLIWKGALTIEYRDRPHVHLNAGDFHVVPRGVEHNPVAEEECWIVLFEPSQTKHTGDVVTEKTKTVDAQRSHLSA from the coding sequence ATGAGCTTCAACACCGGCACGATCGAAACCGAATATGCCGAGGTCACCGAGCACTGGTCGCCCCGCGTCATCGCCGATCTCAACGGCCAGAGCGTCAAGCTCGCCAAGGTCCGGGGCCAGCTCGCCTGGCATTCTCACTGCGACGAGGACGAGCTTTTTCTCATCTGGAAGGGCGCACTGACCATCGAATATCGCGACCGCCCGCACGTGCACCTGAACGCTGGCGATTTTCATGTCGTGCCGAGGGGTGTCGAGCATAATCCGGTGGCGGAGGAGGAATGCTGGATCGTGCTTTTCGAGCCGTCGCAGACCAAGCATACCGGCGATGTCGTCACCGAAAAGACAAAGACAGTCGACGCGCAGCGCAGCCATTTGTCGGCCTGA